One genomic window of Nicotiana sylvestris chromosome 10, ASM39365v2, whole genome shotgun sequence includes the following:
- the LOC138879585 gene encoding uncharacterized protein, translated as MAPYPRPQGYNNQQQGYPPPQQQHGGRQEDGFTRLEAMMQQVIGSNAKINERVDAHDAAIKNIEVQLGQISMSLNNRPLGTLHADTQINPKDQGLKQLIAVSLRNGRDLDVEQERARENIQAETFIPVLIELDESTILTEETEKVAEPVVEIVADKEKSQVIGKKIPPAPFPQRLAKHQKEEQYKKFFEMLKQIQVNIPLIEALKEMPGYAKMMKYLMSRKFDFQDLATVTLTQTCSAVVTRLIAEKLSDLGSFTIPCTIGNFAFAKALCDLGASINLMPLAIYKRLGIGRARPTSMLLQLADRTVKRPFGILDDVLIQVGKFVFPSDFVILDCKVDEEIPIILGRPFLATGRALIDCETGELKMRLNDEEITFNVQKSMRRPSEFANCSLIDAVDVIVESDDEVLTIEDPLAACLMNLDEVNGEDLAE; from the exons atggcaccttatcCAAGGCCACAGGGGTACAACAATCAGCAGCAAGGGTATCCCCCACCTCAACAAcagcatggtggaaggcaagaAGATGGGTTCACTAGACTTGAAGCAATGATGCAACAGGTTATTGGGTCcaatgcaaaaataaatgaaagagtagatgcacatgacgcagcaatcaaaaatattgaagtgcaattgggccaaatttcaatgtctctgaacaatcgtcctcTGGGGACATTACATGCAGACACCCAGATTAATCCAAAAGATCAGGGCCTAAAGCAGCTAATAGCGGTGAGTCTCCGTAATGGCAGGGATCTAGATGTAGAACAAGAGAGAGCCCGAGAAAATATACAGGCTGAGACATTCATTCCAGTGCTCATTGAGCTGGATGAGTCTACGATACTGACAGAG GAGACCGAGAAAGTAGCTGAGCCAGTAGTTGAAATAGTAGCTGATAAAGAGAAGTCTCAAGTGATTGGGAAGAAGATACCTCCTGCACCCTTTCCACAGAGGCTGGCCAAGCATCAAAAGGAGGAGCAGTATAAAAAGTTCTTTGAAATGctcaaacaaatccaggtaaatattccactGATTGAAGCTTTAAAGGAGATGCCTGGGTACGCAAAAATGATGAAGTATTTGATGTCCCGGAAATTTGATTTTCAAGACTTGGCTACGGTTACACTTACTCAGAcctgtagtgcagtggtgacGAGACTTATTGCTGAAAAGCTGTCTGATCTAGGtagctttacaattccatgcactattgggaatTTCGCCTTTGCTAAGGCGCTATGTGATTTAGGGGCCAGcattaatcttatgcccctggctatctataagaggttgggcattgggagagctagacccacatccatgttgttgcagctggccgACAGGACTGTGAAGCGTCCATTCGGTATCCTTGATGATGTGCTTATTCAGgtggggaaatttgtgttcccttcagattttgtgatcttggattgcaaagtggatgaagagattcctataatcttaggaagaccattcttggccacgGGGAGAGCTCTGATTGACTGTGAGACTGGGGAGCTCAAAATGAGACTCAATGATGAGgaaataacattcaatgtgcagaagtctatgaggcgaccaagcgagtttgccaattgctctcttattgatgccgtggatgtaatTGTAGAGTCCGATGATGAGGTATTGACAATTGAGGACCCCCTTGCTGCATGTTTGATGAACTTAGATGAAGTGAATGGTGAGGATTTGGCGGAATGA